AGGGTAAAAACCTGTTGTTTATTTATTATCCTGATCAGCAATATCTTTCAAAATCTGAGTGGCTGAAAAACAGCGAAACGATCTAAAAGAAAATCCCGGATTTTGATGAATCCGGGATTTTTTTTATTTCAATTCAATCGGGTTGTTATTTTTCTTCATTTCTTCTTTCATTCTGTCTTCCATTTGTTTTCTTTGGGCAGGATCCGGTGTTCTCATCGATCCGCCTCGTGTTTGCGGCGCGCTGATTGCTGATCCGCCCCTCATTGATGTTTGCATAAAAGATGCGGGGTCTTTCCGGAAAAGCGCTTCTTGTTTTTCGTAATCTTTTCTTTTCACTTTTACGATATTGCCACCTTGGCTTAAATTTGTCAACGCACCGATTTTCTTAGTTTCCTTTAAATCGAAGGAATAATCACCTTTTGAATCTTCAACTTTTACAATTAAACCAGGAAGTCCGGAAAATTTATAAGGTCCATCCTGAAAAGGAACATCAGTGGTAAACCATGCAAACCATGTTCTGCCGCCAAAATTAGTCTGGGCTTTCTGGGTTTTGTAATCGCCGATTTTGGCAGTTTCCGCAAGAATTTTCCATTCCATAGTACGGTCTTCGTCATAAGAATACTGATCGCGGGCAATTCGCGAATTATAAGTATTTTTTCCGGTTTTAAAGTCTTTTTCTATAGTGAAATCTATATGGGAACGAAGATTTTGCATCTGAGTCCGGTCGAAACTTCCGCCGTTTGTCTGGCGCATTCGGGTGAACAGAGAATCACGCTGAAGGCGTTTTTCGCCATAGAAAATTGATTTTTCCGGAGTAACATCCAGATAAGCATTTTCTGTTTTTATTTCGCTGCGGTTTGTAGAATCGATCTTCATGGTGACCTGATATATAAATCGGTTTGCCTGTGCGAAGATGATTTGTGAGGTTAATCCTAAAACAATAAGTCCAATCTTTTTCATTGATTTTGATTTGGTTTTTGATAAAAATTCTGTCCGAATGTTAAAATCATTCTTCTATCATTCAGATAGACAAATATACCGCCACGAATTTGATATTCATTATATTATTAGTAATTTTGCAATCTAAAATCAGTCTAAATAAAAACAATGATAAAAGTTAGCGATCATGCAAAAGAGAAAGCCATTCAGCTGATGACTGAAGACGGTTTTAAGCCTTTTGAAGATTATATTAGAGTCGGCGTTAAAAGCGGCGGCTGTTCCGGACTTGAATATGTGTTGAAGTTCGATAATGAGAAGTTCGATTCTGATCAGATATTTGAAGATAACGGCATTAAGATCATCATCGATAAGAAATCAATCCTTTATCTTGCTGGAACCACACTTGAATATTCAGGAGGTTTGAATGGAAAAGGGTTTATATTCAACAATCCCAATGCAAACAGAACGTGTGGGTGTGGAGAATCTTTTAGTTTATAAAAAATTATGTCAAAATATACAGAAGACGACTTAAGGGTCGATCTTGAAAACCAAAAATACGAATTCGGCTTCGAGACAGATATCGAGTATGAAGATTTTCCTACCGGTCTGAATGAAGACATCGTAAGAATGATTTCGGCAAAGAAAAATGAGCCGG
The window above is part of the Kaistella faecalis genome. Proteins encoded here:
- a CDS encoding GLPGLI family protein yields the protein MKKIGLIVLGLTSQIIFAQANRFIYQVTMKIDSTNRSEIKTENAYLDVTPEKSIFYGEKRLQRDSLFTRMRQTNGGSFDRTQMQNLRSHIDFTIEKDFKTGKNTYNSRIARDQYSYDEDRTMEWKILAETAKIGDYKTQKAQTNFGGRTWFAWFTTDVPFQDGPYKFSGLPGLIVKVEDSKGDYSFDLKETKKIGALTNLSQGGNIVKVKRKDYEKQEALFRKDPASFMQTSMRGGSAISAPQTRGGSMRTPDPAQRKQMEDRMKEEMKKNNNPIELK
- a CDS encoding HesB/IscA family protein; this translates as MIKVSDHAKEKAIQLMTEDGFKPFEDYIRVGVKSGGCSGLEYVLKFDNEKFDSDQIFEDNGIKIIIDKKSILYLAGTTLEYSGGLNGKGFIFNNPNANRTCGCGESFSL